One segment of Thermococcus profundus DNA contains the following:
- a CDS encoding MoaD/ThiS family protein: MVKVKVFATLIDIAGKRVFEVNGPQTVGELLDELDGLFPGFKKELERGFIILVNGKNIEHLNGLDTPLGEEDTVSIFPPAGGG, encoded by the coding sequence ATGGTGAAGGTTAAGGTGTTCGCGACTCTCATAGATATCGCTGGAAAGCGTGTTTTTGAAGTAAACGGTCCCCAGACCGTTGGGGAGCTTCTTGATGAGCTTGATGGGTTATTCCCTGGCTTCAAGAAGGAGCTGGAGCGGGGTTTCATAATCCTCGTCAACGGGAAGAACATAGAGCACCTCAACGGCCTTGACACCCCCTTGGGGGAGGAGGATACGGTTAGCATCTTCCCACCGGCCGGAGGCGGTTGA
- a CDS encoding tungsten cofactor oxidoreductase radical SAM maturase: MKYLYIEVTSRCNLKCEMCFKQYWEDTEGDMDWDLFIKILDDAEEFPELKMIYFGGIGEPTVHPRFMDMVREVKRRGFALGMSSNGTLMTDEMLREFAKLGVELIYFSMDTVPTAQNAITLGHLAAAATADRIRRLVKYREEYGTHRPSIGVEVVVTKENYRQLPDMARFLLDLGVDSMLVSNLLPLTEEQTKDIVYDGSVDMKPILDELYKIAHNGLYIKLPYFELKTERSCDFDENNVAVVRWDGEVAPCYRFLHSYYEYIFGRKKKVNAYSFGNVKEKSLAEIWTSEKYTWFRFTMKNYMYPSCTDCPLVDACDFVKTSDIDCWGNEPSCADCLWARRIVQCPIPQHNFGKFY; this comes from the coding sequence ATGAAGTACCTTTACATAGAGGTCACCAGCCGCTGTAATTTAAAGTGCGAGATGTGCTTCAAGCAGTACTGGGAAGACACCGAGGGGGATATGGACTGGGATCTCTTTATAAAAATCCTGGACGATGCAGAGGAGTTTCCGGAGCTTAAGATGATCTACTTCGGTGGAATAGGGGAGCCCACGGTTCACCCGCGCTTCATGGACATGGTTCGCGAGGTTAAGAGGCGCGGCTTTGCGCTGGGCATGAGCAGCAACGGGACCCTGATGACCGATGAAATGCTTAGGGAGTTCGCGAAGCTAGGCGTTGAGCTGATATACTTCTCCATGGACACGGTTCCAACTGCTCAGAACGCCATAACCCTCGGCCATCTTGCCGCTGCAGCAACCGCGGACAGGATAAGGAGGCTCGTGAAGTACCGGGAGGAGTACGGAACTCACAGACCTAGTATAGGGGTTGAGGTGGTCGTTACGAAGGAGAACTACAGACAGCTACCCGACATGGCCCGCTTCCTCCTCGATCTTGGCGTGGATTCCATGCTCGTGTCGAACCTGCTCCCCCTAACTGAAGAGCAGACGAAGGACATCGTCTACGATGGAAGCGTTGATATGAAACCCATCCTCGACGAGCTCTACAAGATCGCGCACAACGGGCTCTACATAAAGCTCCCGTACTTCGAGCTGAAGACTGAAAGGAGCTGCGACTTCGATGAGAACAACGTTGCAGTTGTCAGATGGGACGGGGAAGTTGCCCCCTGCTACCGCTTCCTCCACAGCTACTACGAATACATATTCGGTCGTAAGAAGAAGGTGAACGCATACTCCTTCGGCAACGTGAAAGAAAAGAGCCTCGCGGAGATATGGACGAGCGAGAAGTACACATGGTTCCGCTTCACCATGAAGAACTACATGTATCCCTCCTGTACCGACTGCCCGCTGGTTGATGCCTGCGACTTCGTCAAGACGAGCGACATCGACTGCTGGGGCAACGAGCCGAGCTGCGCCGACTGCCTCTGGGCCAGAAGAATAGTTCAGTGCCCGATACCCCAGCACAACTTCGGTAAGTTCTACTGA
- a CDS encoding DEAD/DEAH box helicase — translation MSFEKLGLSEATLVAVRQKGFERPTDIQREVIPLLLSGEKDIIGQSQTGTGKTAAFALPIIEAIDPKEKNVQAIILTPTRELALQVADEIKSLRGRKRVYVYAVYGGQPIGPQIRALERGTHVVVGTPGRVLDHIRRGTIDLSGVKFFILDEADRMLDMGFIDDIESIMRNTPEEKRILMFSATMPREILLLAKRYMRNPEVVIVSRDELVPEMVDQEYVEVLPARRYRKLREVLTEDFYGIIFCQTKRETRELSERLRRDGYSAEALNGDMNQAARERTFKRFKERRTRILVATDVAARGLDVRDISHVVNYSIPMNPEQYIHRIGRTGRMGKRGRAITFLQPGELRKFRYIAKDAGVEVRRSSLSEKTPKEFRNEELESEYRRRWGGRRRRF, via the coding sequence ATGAGTTTTGAAAAGTTAGGTTTATCCGAGGCCACCCTAGTGGCCGTCAGGCAAAAGGGTTTTGAAAGACCAACGGACATTCAGAGGGAGGTCATACCCCTGCTTCTCTCGGGCGAGAAGGATATAATCGGCCAGTCCCAGACCGGGACCGGGAAGACAGCTGCTTTTGCGCTTCCGATAATAGAGGCGATAGACCCCAAGGAGAAAAACGTTCAGGCGATAATCCTCACGCCCACCAGGGAGCTCGCCCTCCAAGTGGCGGATGAAATCAAAAGCCTCCGCGGGAGGAAGAGGGTCTACGTTTACGCTGTCTACGGCGGCCAGCCGATAGGGCCCCAGATAAGGGCGCTTGAGAGGGGAACGCACGTCGTCGTCGGAACTCCAGGAAGGGTTCTCGACCACATAAGGCGCGGCACCATCGACCTGAGCGGGGTCAAGTTCTTCATCCTCGACGAGGCCGACAGGATGCTCGACATGGGGTTCATCGATGACATAGAGAGCATAATGAGGAACACCCCCGAGGAAAAGCGCATCCTGATGTTCTCAGCTACTATGCCGAGGGAGATCCTCCTCCTGGCGAAGAGGTACATGAGGAACCCCGAGGTCGTGATAGTCAGCAGAGACGAGCTTGTTCCAGAGATGGTCGACCAAGAGTACGTGGAAGTCCTTCCGGCGAGGAGGTACAGAAAGCTCAGGGAAGTTCTCACCGAGGATTTCTACGGCATAATCTTCTGCCAGACCAAAAGGGAAACCCGTGAGCTGAGCGAGAGGCTCAGGAGAGACGGCTACAGTGCAGAAGCTCTCAACGGGGACATGAACCAGGCAGCCCGCGAAAGAACCTTCAAGAGGTTCAAAGAAAGGAGGACCAGGATACTCGTCGCGACGGACGTCGCGGCCAGGGGTCTGGACGTTCGGGACATAAGCCACGTCGTAAACTACTCCATCCCAATGAACCCGGAGCAGTACATCCACCGCATTGGGAGAACGGGAAGAATGGGTAAGAGGGGAAGAGCCATAACATTCCTCCAGCCGGGCGAGCTCAGGAAGTTCAGGTACATAGCCAAGGACGCTGGGGTGGAGGTGAGGAGGTCATCCCTCAGCGAGAAAACCCCCAAAGAGTTCAGAAACGAGGAACTGGAGAGCGAGTACCGAAGAAGGTGGGGAGGAAGGAGGAGAAGGTTTTAG
- the tmk gene encoding dTMP kinase: MGIFVVMEGIDGAGKSTQAKMLAEWFNTRGYEVILTKEPTDTAFGKLIRRLVLTGGREGIIDGARISHEAEALLFAADRAEHVHKLIKPALDAGKVVISDRYFYSSLAYQWARGLDLEWLIDLNRFAIRPDLVILLDLPVKESMKRINGRSIKTEFDKIVELQKKVRENYLKLAEMFPEMRIVNAQNSIEDIHKDIVGLIEQEIFGEK, translated from the coding sequence GTGGGCATTTTTGTGGTCATGGAAGGCATCGATGGCGCCGGTAAGTCAACACAGGCTAAAATGCTGGCGGAATGGTTCAATACGAGGGGGTACGAGGTAATCCTCACGAAGGAGCCGACAGATACGGCCTTTGGAAAGCTCATCAGGAGGCTCGTTCTGACGGGTGGAAGGGAGGGCATAATCGACGGTGCCAGGATAAGCCATGAAGCCGAGGCACTTCTCTTCGCCGCCGACAGGGCTGAACACGTTCACAAGCTTATAAAACCCGCCCTAGATGCTGGGAAAGTTGTGATCTCAGACAGGTATTTCTACTCATCGCTCGCATATCAGTGGGCCAGGGGACTCGACCTCGAGTGGCTTATAGACCTCAACAGGTTTGCAATCAGGCCGGACCTCGTTATACTCCTGGATCTGCCGGTTAAGGAGAGCATGAAGCGCATAAACGGCAGGAGCATAAAGACGGAGTTCGATAAAATAGTGGAGCTTCAGAAGAAGGTGCGCGAGAACTACCTCAAGCTCGCCGAGATGTTCCCGGAGATGAGAATAGTCAACGCCCAGAACAGCATCGAAGACATCCACAAAGACATAGTTGGGCTCATAGAGCAGGAGATATTCGGGGAAAAGTGA
- a CDS encoding phosphohexomutase domain-containing protein gives MELYHSEKFNPEELALLGRAIGTIAHGTTIVGRDGRALSRYGKRAMVVGIVSTGSTIMDVRLIPLIALKDFAHKKGLPLAYVYYYGGVRVEVSGLDVDEIKTVLEGRSFIDAHPSDIGATVYYPNALDDFMNDLLKKYRLKLEKRVLVDAMNTPAVLFFPRLSEAFGMEVEIINDMMTSYLPPKPKEVFLHKLKKENYDFGLRFRPDGVVELHIDGEETEFGSMWSLADYLKKNI, from the coding sequence ATGGAACTGTACCACTCAGAGAAGTTCAACCCGGAGGAACTCGCCCTTCTGGGCAGGGCCATAGGAACCATCGCCCACGGAACAACAATAGTCGGTAGGGACGGAAGGGCTCTTTCCAGGTATGGGAAGAGGGCCATGGTGGTTGGAATAGTGAGCACCGGATCAACGATAATGGACGTCAGGTTAATCCCTCTTATAGCCCTCAAGGATTTCGCCCACAAGAAGGGCCTGCCACTTGCCTACGTCTACTATTACGGTGGAGTGAGGGTTGAAGTAAGCGGCCTGGACGTGGACGAGATAAAAACCGTACTTGAGGGCAGGAGCTTCATAGACGCCCATCCAAGCGACATTGGAGCGACCGTTTACTATCCCAACGCCCTGGATGATTTCATGAACGATCTTCTGAAGAAGTACCGCCTCAAGCTTGAGAAGAGGGTACTCGTCGATGCAATGAACACGCCCGCGGTTCTCTTCTTCCCGAGGCTCTCGGAGGCTTTCGGCATGGAAGTTGAGATCATAAACGACATGATGACCAGCTACCTTCCTCCCAAGCCGAAGGAGGTGTTTCTCCACAAGCTGAAGAAGGAAAACTACGACTTCGGCCTGCGCTTTAGGCCGGATGGCGTTGTTGAGCTCCACATTGATGGAGAAGAAACCGAGTTCGGGAGCATGTGGAGCCTAGCGGACTACCTCAAGAAGAACATTTGA
- a CDS encoding phosphoenolpyruvate carboxykinase (GTP) produces MEPLERLEKLLDGEQFEKIKSIDNPELHAFLAEWIEWLEPDRVFVCTDSPEDEAYVKWKALYYGEEKMLEMPNHTVHYDNYYDQARDKANTAILTPGGKPLPYLNTKDREEGLKEIRELMKGIMKGKELFVCFFVLGPRNSIFTIPAVQLTDSAYVAHSEFILYRKGYEEFKRLGRSARFFRFVHSEGELDERKTSKNLDKRRVYIDLEDETVYSVNTQYGGNTIGLKKPAFRLTIARAVNEGWLSEHMFLMRVNGPHGRKTYFTGAYPSMCGKTSTAMISWENIVGDDLTFILPVNGVARGANVEKGVFGIIQGVNPEDDPIIWEILHSPVEIIFSNVLVKDGKPYWNDMGVPIPDEGENHSGKWWKGKKDAEGNEIPPSHKNARFTVSLEHFPNADLEALESPCGVEVGGMIFGGRDADTWPPVREAFNWRHGVITMGAALESETTAATLGKEGVRAFNPMAILDFMSVHLGDYIRNYLDFEKRVKKTPKIFAVNYFLRENGKWLNHKLDKGVWLKWMELRVHGDVDAIETPIGYIPKYEDLARLFREVLNKEYTREDYEMQFKIRVPELLAKIDRIEGIYRKLDNVPEELFQILEEERRRLLEAREKYGDYISPFALEGV; encoded by the coding sequence ATGGAGCCCCTTGAAAGACTTGAGAAGCTCCTCGATGGAGAGCAGTTTGAGAAGATAAAGTCCATAGACAATCCGGAACTTCACGCTTTTTTGGCGGAGTGGATTGAGTGGCTTGAGCCCGATAGGGTTTTCGTCTGCACAGACAGCCCGGAGGATGAGGCCTACGTCAAATGGAAGGCCCTGTACTACGGCGAGGAAAAGATGCTCGAGATGCCCAACCACACCGTCCACTACGACAACTACTACGACCAGGCCAGGGACAAGGCAAACACCGCCATCCTCACTCCGGGCGGAAAGCCCCTTCCCTATCTCAACACCAAGGACCGGGAGGAGGGCCTTAAGGAAATACGCGAGCTGATGAAGGGCATAATGAAAGGGAAGGAACTCTTTGTGTGTTTCTTCGTTCTCGGGCCCAGGAACTCGATATTCACGATCCCAGCCGTCCAGCTCACAGATTCGGCTTACGTTGCCCACTCCGAGTTCATCCTCTATAGGAAGGGCTACGAGGAGTTCAAGAGACTGGGCAGGAGTGCAAGGTTCTTCCGCTTCGTCCACAGCGAGGGCGAGCTCGACGAGAGGAAGACGAGCAAGAACCTCGACAAGAGGAGGGTGTACATCGATCTTGAAGATGAAACGGTTTACTCCGTCAACACCCAGTACGGCGGCAACACGATCGGCTTGAAGAAGCCCGCCTTCCGCCTCACCATCGCCAGGGCCGTCAATGAGGGCTGGCTGAGCGAACACATGTTCTTGATGCGCGTGAACGGCCCGCACGGCAGGAAGACCTACTTCACCGGCGCCTATCCGAGCATGTGCGGAAAGACATCAACCGCCATGATAAGCTGGGAGAACATAGTAGGTGACGATCTAACCTTTATCCTGCCGGTCAACGGCGTGGCCAGGGGAGCGAACGTTGAGAAGGGAGTCTTTGGAATCATCCAGGGCGTCAACCCGGAGGACGATCCGATAATCTGGGAGATTCTTCACTCCCCCGTCGAGATAATCTTCTCAAACGTCCTCGTCAAGGATGGAAAGCCCTACTGGAACGATATGGGCGTTCCTATTCCGGATGAAGGTGAGAACCACAGCGGAAAGTGGTGGAAGGGCAAGAAAGACGCCGAGGGCAACGAGATACCTCCGAGCCACAAGAACGCGCGCTTCACCGTCTCGCTCGAGCACTTCCCCAACGCGGATTTGGAGGCCCTTGAGAGCCCGTGCGGCGTTGAGGTTGGAGGAATGATATTCGGCGGCAGGGACGCGGACACGTGGCCTCCTGTTAGAGAAGCGTTCAACTGGAGGCACGGCGTAATAACAATGGGTGCCGCCTTAGAGAGCGAGACCACCGCGGCAACCCTCGGAAAGGAGGGTGTTAGAGCCTTCAACCCGATGGCCATCCTCGACTTCATGAGCGTTCACCTCGGAGACTACATAAGGAACTACCTCGACTTCGAGAAGCGCGTTAAGAAAACGCCGAAGATTTTTGCCGTTAACTACTTCCTCCGCGAAAACGGGAAGTGGCTCAACCACAAGCTGGACAAGGGCGTCTGGCTCAAATGGATGGAGCTTAGGGTTCACGGCGACGTCGATGCGATAGAGACGCCCATCGGTTACATCCCGAAGTACGAAGACCTGGCCAGGCTCTTCAGGGAGGTCCTCAACAAGGAGTACACGAGGGAGGACTACGAGATGCAGTTCAAGATAAGGGTTCCTGAGCTTCTGGCGAAGATAGACCGCATCGAGGGGATATACAGGAAGCTCGACAACGTGCCTGAGGAGCTCTTCCAGATTCTCGAGGAGGAGAGGAGGAGGCTCCTCGAAGCTAGGGAGAAGTACGGCGACTACATAAGTCCATTCGCCCTTGAAGGGGTGTGA
- the malP gene encoding maltodextrin phosphorylase: MADVSHTVEDSIRKKLPYPLEDLVDLAYNYWWSWNRRATKLWEYIDPEHWREYKNPVKLLLDTPRERFSELVRDDDFMNLYELVMDQFTAYMNPRSTWFSTNYPKWDKPIVYLCMEYGISKSLPIYSGGLGILAGDHVKTASDLGLPFIAVGLLYKHGYFRQEIDEKGGQREIFPEYRPEEMPIKPVVGKDGKPLLIEVPIEDRIVHARAFEVNVGRIKLYLLDTDVPENSPDDRTICDYLYNAETDKRIKQEILLGIGGMRLLRAIGIEPGVVHLNEGHPAFANLQRIAWYMEKGLSFTEALSIVRGTTIFTTHTPVPAGHDRFPIEEVRKRLSGFLAGRDDLLELGREGDQINMTLLAIRTSSYVNGVSQLHAEVSKGMWKDLWPGVPLNEIPIEGITNGVHTMTWVHNSMRKLFDRYIGKVWREHTNIEGIWYAVERIPDDELWEAHLEAKRQFIELLRRKAIERNRRLGIDDPIPAIDENALIIGFARRFATYKRATLLFTDLERLKKIVNNPERPVYLVFGGKAHPMDEGGKAFLRRVYEVSQMPEFRGKIFVMENYDMGSARLMVAGVDVWLNNPRRPLEASGTSGMKAGLNGVLNVSIYDGWWVEGYNGKNGWVIGEETTEPETEGDDPKDAESLYRLLEDEVIPTYYDNRARWIYMMKESIKSIAPRFSTHRMVKEYMDKFYSKAMSNHIWLTREGYRGAKEIAAWKDRVTSAWDSVEIREVKVEGGKLSARVYLDGLKPEDVKVELYYGVRAEGYEIEKPHIVELRHPRELGQDEWLYVYEGGALRHLGDPCWHYAVRVHPHHEKLPHKFLLGLVKWEGLD; encoded by the coding sequence ATGGCGGACGTTTCGCACACTGTTGAGGATTCAATAAGAAAGAAACTGCCGTATCCCCTTGAGGATCTGGTTGATCTGGCGTACAACTACTGGTGGAGCTGGAACAGGCGCGCTACTAAACTCTGGGAGTACATTGATCCCGAGCACTGGCGCGAATACAAAAACCCTGTTAAACTTCTCCTTGATACTCCCAGAGAGCGCTTCAGCGAGCTGGTTAGGGACGACGACTTTATGAACCTCTACGAGCTTGTTATGGATCAGTTCACAGCTTACATGAACCCCCGCTCGACGTGGTTCTCGACGAACTATCCCAAGTGGGACAAGCCGATAGTGTACCTCTGCATGGAGTACGGAATAAGCAAGAGCCTCCCGATTTACTCTGGCGGTCTGGGCATCCTGGCCGGCGACCATGTTAAAACTGCGAGCGACCTTGGACTGCCGTTTATAGCCGTTGGCCTGCTCTACAAACACGGCTACTTCCGTCAGGAAATCGATGAAAAGGGCGGCCAAAGGGAGATATTCCCAGAGTACCGTCCGGAGGAAATGCCCATAAAGCCCGTCGTTGGAAAAGACGGGAAGCCCCTCTTAATCGAGGTTCCAATTGAGGATAGGATAGTCCACGCCCGGGCCTTTGAGGTGAACGTCGGGCGGATCAAGCTCTACCTTCTCGACACTGATGTCCCTGAAAACAGTCCAGACGACAGAACAATCTGCGACTACCTCTACAACGCCGAGACAGACAAGAGGATAAAGCAGGAGATACTCCTGGGCATCGGTGGCATGAGGCTTCTTAGGGCCATAGGAATTGAGCCCGGTGTGGTCCATCTCAACGAGGGCCACCCCGCCTTTGCCAACCTCCAGAGGATAGCCTGGTACATGGAGAAGGGCCTGAGCTTTACGGAAGCCCTGAGCATCGTGAGGGGCACTACCATATTCACCACCCACACTCCCGTTCCCGCCGGTCACGACAGGTTCCCGATTGAAGAGGTCAGGAAGAGGCTCTCGGGATTCCTCGCGGGTAGGGATGATCTCCTGGAGCTCGGCCGCGAGGGTGACCAGATCAACATGACCCTTCTCGCCATCAGAACATCAAGCTACGTCAACGGCGTGAGCCAGCTCCACGCAGAGGTAAGCAAGGGAATGTGGAAAGACCTCTGGCCCGGGGTTCCCCTCAACGAGATCCCGATCGAGGGGATAACCAACGGCGTTCACACAATGACTTGGGTCCACAACAGCATGAGGAAGCTTTTCGATCGCTATATTGGCAAGGTCTGGCGTGAGCACACGAACATTGAGGGTATCTGGTACGCGGTTGAGAGGATCCCTGACGATGAGCTCTGGGAAGCCCACCTCGAAGCCAAGAGGCAGTTCATCGAGCTCCTGCGGAGAAAGGCCATCGAGAGGAACAGGCGGCTTGGAATAGACGATCCGATACCAGCGATCGATGAAAACGCCCTTATAATAGGCTTTGCCAGGAGGTTTGCCACCTACAAGAGGGCCACACTTTTGTTCACGGATCTTGAGAGGCTTAAGAAGATAGTCAACAACCCTGAGAGGCCGGTTTATCTCGTCTTCGGCGGCAAGGCCCACCCCATGGACGAGGGGGGTAAGGCCTTCCTCAGGAGGGTCTACGAGGTTTCCCAGATGCCGGAGTTCAGGGGTAAGATATTCGTCATGGAGAACTACGACATGGGAAGCGCGAGGCTCATGGTTGCTGGCGTTGACGTTTGGCTCAACAACCCGAGGAGGCCCCTTGAGGCCAGCGGGACGAGCGGAATGAAGGCCGGACTGAACGGGGTTTTGAACGTCAGCATCTACGACGGCTGGTGGGTGGAGGGATACAACGGAAAGAACGGCTGGGTGATCGGTGAGGAGACCACCGAACCTGAGACTGAGGGAGATGATCCCAAGGATGCAGAGAGCCTCTACAGACTCCTGGAGGACGAGGTTATTCCGACCTACTACGACAACCGTGCCCGCTGGATCTACATGATGAAGGAGAGCATAAAGAGCATCGCCCCGCGCTTCAGCACCCACAGGATGGTGAAGGAGTACATGGACAAGTTCTACTCCAAGGCCATGAGCAACCACATCTGGCTGACGAGGGAAGGATACAGGGGAGCCAAGGAGATAGCCGCATGGAAGGACCGTGTTACATCTGCCTGGGACAGCGTTGAGATAAGGGAGGTCAAGGTTGAGGGAGGAAAGCTCTCGGCTAGGGTCTATCTGGACGGTCTCAAGCCCGAGGACGTCAAGGTTGAACTCTACTACGGCGTCAGGGCTGAAGGCTACGAGATAGAGAAGCCCCACATAGTTGAGCTGAGGCACCCCCGCGAGCTGGGACAGGACGAATGGCTCTACGTCTACGAGGGCGGTGCCCTGAGGCACCTCGGCGACCCGTGCTGGCACTACGCCGTCAGGGTTCATCCACACCACGAGAAATTGCCCCACAAGTTCCTGCTCGGGCTCGTCAAGTGGGAGGGCTTGGACTGA